A stretch of the Panicum virgatum strain AP13 chromosome 9N, P.virgatum_v5, whole genome shotgun sequence genome encodes the following:
- the LOC120692111 gene encoding uncharacterized protein LOC120692111 isoform X1: protein MVGGSIRAAAKAAVVGGYRSAAYMRRAVIPSSQSSSSSSAADSRKASTIAVDDWVIPDHEVFGPVPTHEEAMAATLDLKDAFEIAQVESTARIDTQKTHLSPTDQDNHAKIAQQIAIPELVHSETETPQVVVHSETSKKEDTQVVVHSETSKKEDTQVVVHSETSKREDNYENLLAAAGTRGRVVQAFTLLQEIPEAQDVVASLASDKNVWDAVMKNDKVMKFYKTYESKLSECSSAASSVSGDEVEDGDAASVQNSNDLHPSAGESLKDYLEKMKALVSEMMSNLSNMMQDLVSTSDEGRCKGKIKTLILSSSKDFPSAPSAFVILAIASIIVVMLKRA, encoded by the exons ATGGTCGGGGGAAGCATCCGCGCGGCCGCCAAGGCCGCGGTGGTCGGCGGCTACCGCTCCGCCGCCTACATGCGGCGCGCCGTCATCCCGTCGTCccaatcctcctcctcctcatcggcCGCCGACAGCAGGAAGGCGTCCACGATCGCGGTGGACGACTGGGTCATCCCTGACCACGAGGTGTTCGGCCCCGTGCCCACCCATGAGGAGGCTATGGCCGCCACGCTCGACCTCAAGGATGCCTTCGAGAT TGCTCAGGTTGAATCTACTGCTCGCATTGATACCCAGAAGACGCACCTCTCACCTACTGACCAGGATAATCATGCAAAGATTGCCCAACAAATTGCAATCCCAGAGCTTGTTCACTCTGAAACAGAAACACCTCAGGTCGTTGTTCATTCAGAAACATCTAAGAAGGAAGATACTCAGGTCGTCGTTCATTCAGAAACATCTAAGAAGGAAGATACTCAGGTCGTCGTTCATTCAGAAACATCTAAGAGGGAAGATAACTACGAAAACTTACTAGCTGCAGCTGGAACTCGTGGACGTGTTGTGCAAGCATTCACATTGCTACAGGAAATCCCTGAAGCTCAG GATGTTGTTGCCTCACTTGCTTCTGATAAGAATGTTTGGGATGCCGTGATGAAGAACGATAAGGTTATGAAGTTCTACAAGACATACGAGTCGA AGCTCAGTGAGTGCTCTAGTGCTGCTTCAAGCGTTTCTGGGGATGAGGTGGAGGATGGTGATGCAGCTAGCGTGCAAAACAGCAATGACCTCCATCCAAGCGCTGGCGAATCACTCAAGGATTACTTGGAGAAAATGAAGGCCCTGGTGTCCGAGATGATGAGCAATCTGTCAAACATGATGCAAGATCTCGTCTCAACCTCGGACGAGGGCCGCTGCAAGGGGAAGATTAAGACactgatcttgagctccagcaAAGATTTTCCAAGTGCGCCATCAGCCTTTGTGATCTTGGCTATTGCGTCTATCATAGTAGTTATGCTTAAGCGTGCTTAG
- the LOC120692109 gene encoding peptidyl-prolyl cis-trans isomerase CYP65-like, with product MGKKQHSKDRMFITRTEWATEWGGAKQKEVAAPFKRLPFYCCALTFLPFEDPVCTVDGSVFDLMSIIPYLKKFGKHPVSGAPLKQEDLIPLTFHKNSDGEFQCPVLNKVFTEFTHIVAVKTTGNVFCYEAVQELNIKPKNWKELLTDEPFTRNDLITIQNPNVLDSKVLGEFDHVKKGLKLEDEELQRMKDDPTYNINISGDLKQMIKELGTEKGKEAFLQGGGGQKAQMERAAALAAILARKEKDDSKSGKEPKPHQTFSIVDAASASVHGRSAAAAKAASAEKTAARIAMHMAGDRAPVNAKLVKSRYTTGAASRSFTSTAYDPVTKNEYEYVKVERNPKKKGYVQLHTTHGDLNLELHCDITPRTCENFLTHCENGYYNGLIFHRSIKNFMIQGGDPTGTGSGGESIWGKPFKDELNSKLLHSGRGVVSMANSGPHTNGSQFFILYKSAPHLNFKHTVFGMVVGGLTTLSAMEKVPVDDDDRPLEEIKILRVSVFVNPYTEPDEEEEKAKEEEEKKKDEDYDKVGSWYSNPGTGVAGSTSTGGGVGKYLKARTAGSVDVTGNAGAPDDSSKKRKATASSVEFKDFSGW from the exons ATGGGGAAGAAGCAGCACAGCAAGGACCGTATGTTCATCACGCGGACGGAGTGGGCGACCGAATGGGGCGGCGCCAAGCAGAAGGAGGTCGCCGCGCCGTTCAAGCGCCTCCCCTTCTACTGCTGCGC ACTCACATTTCTTCCATTTGAGGATCCAGTGTGCACTGTTGATGGAAGCGTCTTCGATTTAAT GAGTATAATCCCATACcttaaaaagtttggtaaacaTCCAGTAAGCGGAGCACCGCTCAAGCAGGAAGATTTGATTCCTCTCACGTTCCACAAGAACTCAGATG GAGAGTTCCAGTGTCCCGTTCTGAACAAAGTTTTTACTGAATTCACTCACATAGTTGCTGTAAAAACTACTGGAAATGTCTTCTGTTATGAG GCAGTCCAAGAACTTAACATCAAACCAAAGAATTGGAAAGAATTGCTAACTGATGAGCCCTTCACTCGAAATGACTTGATAACAATTCAG AATCCAAATGTGCTTGATAGCAAGGTCTTAGGGGAATTCGACCATGTCAAAAAGGGCCTGAAACTTGAGGATGAAG AGTTGCAGCGAATGAAAGATGATCCAACCTACAACATAAATATTTCTGGTGATCTTAAGCAAATGATTAAGGAACTTGGTACGGAAAAGGGGAAGGAAGCTTTTTTGCAGGGTGGTGGTGGGCagaaagctcaaatggaaagaGCTGCCGCTCTTGCTGCTATTTTAGCAAGAAAGGAGAAGGATGACTCAAAATCAGGAAAGGAACCTAAACCTCATCAAACTTTCAGTATAGTAGATGCTGCTTCTGCTTCTGTTCATGGCAggagcgcagcagcagcaaaagcAGCTTCTGCTGAAAAAACCGCTGCTAGAATTGCTATGCATATGGCAGGGGATCGAGCTCCTGTAAATGCCAAATTG GTCAAAAGTCGTTACACAACTGGAGCAGCTTCACGCTCTTTCACATCAACTGCCTATGATCCTGTTACCAAAAATGAATATGAGTATGTTAAAGTTGAAAGAAATCCAAAGAAGAAAGGATATGTTCAGCTGCATACGACCCATGGTGATTTAAATTTGGAGCTCCATTGTGATATAACTCCTCGGACATGTGAAAATTTCCTCACACATTGTGAAAACGGTTACTATAATGGCCTTATCTTCCATCGGAGCATCAA AAACTTCATGATTCAAGGAGGTGATCCAACTGGCACAGGTAGCGGAGGAGAGTCCATATGGGGCAAACCATTCAAGGATGAGCTTAACTCAAAGCTGCTACATTCAGGAAGAGGTGTAGTCAGCATGGCAAATTCAGGCCCTCATACCAATGGATCCCAATTTTTTATCTTGTACAAGTCTGCACCACATTTAAATTTCAAGCACACGGTATTTGGCATGGTGGTGGGTGGTTTAACCACACTTTCAGCTATGGAAAAGGTTCCTGTTGATGATGACGACCGGCCATTG GAGGAAATAAAGATTCTAAGAGTCAGTGTGTTCGTGAATCCTTACACGGAGccagatgaggaagaagaaaaggcaaaggaggaagaggagaagaaaaaagatGAGGATTAT GATAAGGTGGGATCTTGGTATAGCAACCCAGGAACTGGTGTTGCTGGTTCAACAAGCACTGGTGGTGGAGTTGGCAAGTATCTAAAAGCTCGGACTGCTGGCTCTGTTGATGTGACTGGAAATGCTGGTGCACCTGATGATTCGAGCAAGAAGAGAAAAGCGACTGCATCTAGTGTAGAGTTCAAAGATTTCTCTGGATGGTAG
- the LOC120692112 gene encoding uncharacterized protein LOC120692112 produces MGGGGGGSPAASGSGSSSEDDGDAAWKAAIDSIASVGFGVPSSNGVAKAASGGSGEADTDAELEQPHEGKPQAPRLKLYQIKVRNMLDAMLEKNIEIVKAPCLNLTDPTETEGVIKLFKKAPPGIKMDSMDKLHVQLKRPRIVPGEEVDEKSKKFRHMLRSVVVDGSDILVSAKKASQRSLTRLEAREAAAKAKAKREEERVQELKKVRGEKWLPSIARQMKEEKAWEQRRL; encoded by the exons atgggcggcggcggcggcgggagcccgGCAGCGAGCGGCAGCGGGAGCAGCAGCGAAGATGACGGGGACGCCGCGTGGAAGGCGGCCATTGACTCCATCGCCTCCGTTGGGTTCGGCGTCCCGTCGTCCAACGGTGTGGCCAAGGCGGCctctggcggcagcggcgaggcggACACCGACGCGGAGCTGGAGCAGCCGCATGAGGGGAAGCCACAGGCTCCTAGGCTTAAGCTTTACCAGATCAAG GTAAGAAATATGTTGGATGCTAtgttagaaaaaaatattgaaatagTCAAAGCTCCTTGCTTGAACTTAACCGACCCTACGGAAACAGAAGGAGTAATAAAGTTATTTAAAAAAGCACCACCTGGTATTAAAATGGATTCTATGG ATAAACTGCATGTACAACTCAAGAGACCAAGAATTGTGCCTGGTGAAGAGGTCGATGAAAAATCAAAGAAG TTCAGGCATATGCTCCGGTCTGTTGTTGTTGATGGCAGTGACATCCTTGTTTCTGCAAAGAAAGCATCCCAAAGATCATTGACTAGATTAGAAGCGAGAGAAGCTGCAGCAAAGGCAAAAGCaaagagggaggaagaaagggttCAGGAATTGAAGAAGGTTAGGGGAGAGAAATGGCTTCCTTCTATTGCTAGACAAATGAAG GAAGAAAAGGCTTGGGAGCAGCGAAGGCTATGA
- the LOC120692111 gene encoding uncharacterized protein LOC120692111 isoform X2, whose translation MVGGSIRAAAKAAVVGGYRSAAYMRRAVIPSSQSSSSSSAADSRKASTIAVDDWVIPDHEVFGPVPTHEEAMAATLDLKDAFEIAQVESTARIDTQKTHLSPTDQDNHAKIAQQIAIPELVHSETETPQVVVHSETSKKEDTQVVVHSETSKREDNYENLLAAAGTRGRVVQAFTLLQEIPEAQDVVASLASDKNVWDAVMKNDKVMKFYKTYESKLSECSSAASSVSGDEVEDGDAASVQNSNDLHPSAGESLKDYLEKMKALVSEMMSNLSNMMQDLVSTSDEGRCKGKIKTLILSSSKDFPSAPSAFVILAIASIIVVMLKRA comes from the exons ATGGTCGGGGGAAGCATCCGCGCGGCCGCCAAGGCCGCGGTGGTCGGCGGCTACCGCTCCGCCGCCTACATGCGGCGCGCCGTCATCCCGTCGTCccaatcctcctcctcctcatcggcCGCCGACAGCAGGAAGGCGTCCACGATCGCGGTGGACGACTGGGTCATCCCTGACCACGAGGTGTTCGGCCCCGTGCCCACCCATGAGGAGGCTATGGCCGCCACGCTCGACCTCAAGGATGCCTTCGAGAT TGCTCAGGTTGAATCTACTGCTCGCATTGATACCCAGAAGACGCACCTCTCACCTACTGACCAGGATAATCATGCAAAGATTGCCCAACAAATTGCAATCCCAGAGCTTGTTCACTCTGAAACAGAAACACCTCAG GTCGTCGTTCATTCAGAAACATCTAAGAAGGAAGATACTCAGGTCGTCGTTCATTCAGAAACATCTAAGAGGGAAGATAACTACGAAAACTTACTAGCTGCAGCTGGAACTCGTGGACGTGTTGTGCAAGCATTCACATTGCTACAGGAAATCCCTGAAGCTCAG GATGTTGTTGCCTCACTTGCTTCTGATAAGAATGTTTGGGATGCCGTGATGAAGAACGATAAGGTTATGAAGTTCTACAAGACATACGAGTCGA AGCTCAGTGAGTGCTCTAGTGCTGCTTCAAGCGTTTCTGGGGATGAGGTGGAGGATGGTGATGCAGCTAGCGTGCAAAACAGCAATGACCTCCATCCAAGCGCTGGCGAATCACTCAAGGATTACTTGGAGAAAATGAAGGCCCTGGTGTCCGAGATGATGAGCAATCTGTCAAACATGATGCAAGATCTCGTCTCAACCTCGGACGAGGGCCGCTGCAAGGGGAAGATTAAGACactgatcttgagctccagcaAAGATTTTCCAAGTGCGCCATCAGCCTTTGTGATCTTGGCTATTGCGTCTATCATAGTAGTTATGCTTAAGCGTGCTTAG